CGGTCCACATGGCCGTGGTCGTGCAGCAGATGGTCTTCCCGCAGGCGGCCGGCATCCTGTTCACGGCCGACCCCGTCACGGGCAACCGGAAGGTCGCCACCGTGGACGCCAGCTTCGGCCTCGGCGAGGCCCTGGTCTCCGGCCTGGTGAACCCGGACACCTTCCAGGTGCGCGACGGCGAGATCGTCGCCAAGGCGATCGCCGCCAAGCAGCGTGCCGTGCACGCCCTGCCGGCCGGCGGTACGCAGGAAGTGGCGATCGACCCGCAGCGGCAGGAGCAGCCGGCACTGACGGACGCGCAGGTCGTGCGGCTCGTGCAGCTCGGACGGCGGATCGAAGCGCACTTCGGCCGCCCGCAGGACATCGAATGGTGCCTGGTCGGCGAAGACTTCCAGATCGTCCAGAGCCGGCCGATCACCACGCTGTTCCCCATTCCCGCGGCCGGCGACGCAGGGAACCACGTCTACCTCTCGGTCGGCCACCAACAGATGATGACCGACCCCATGAAGCCACTGGGCGTCTCGATGTGGCAGCTGACGGCCATGGCGCCGATGCACGAGGCCGGCGGGAGGCTGTTCGTCGACGCCAACCGGGCCCTGGCCTCACCCGCGGGCCGCGCCGGCTTCCTGAAGATGGTGGGGAGAGAAGATCCGCTGATTAGGGACGCGCTGGAGACCGTTCTCAACCGCGACGACTTCGTCCCGTCGCTTCCGGACACGGGTCCCGGTCGGCCGCCGGCCCGCGGCGCGTCCACCCCGATCGAGACCGACCCGGCCATCGTCACCGAGCTGATCCAGCGCAGCCAGGCGTCCATCGCCGCCCTGCGGCGCGACATCCGGACGAAGACCGGACCGGCGCTGTTCGACTTCCTGCTGGAGGCCTTCCAGGAGCACAAGCGAGTCCTCGGCGATCCGCTGAGCATGCAGGCGATCATGGCGGGCATCGAGTCCACCTGGTGGCTCAACGACCAGCTGCACGAGTGGCTGGGCGAGAAGAACGGGGCCGACACGCTCACCCTGTCCGCCCCCAACAACGTCACCTCGGAGATGGGACTGGCGCTGCTCGACGTCGCCGACGTGATCCGCCCACATCCCGAGGTGGTGGCGTTCCTGCAGGGCGTCGAGGACGAGGGCTTCCTGGATGAGCTGCCGAAGCTCGCGGGCGGGACCGAAGCGCGCGACGCCATCGAGGCCTACCTCGACCGATACGGCATGCGCTGCGTCGGCGAGATCGACATCACGAGGCCGCGGTGGAGCGAGCGCCCCACCACGCTCGTGCCCCTGATCCTCGACAACATCAAGCTCTTCGAGCCGGGCGCCGCCGAGCGGCGGTTCGAGCAAGGGCGGCAGGAGGCGCAGAAGAAGGAACAGGAGGTGCTCGCACGCTTGCGGGCCCTGCCGGACGGGGAGCGGAAAGCCGACGAGGCCAAGCGGATGATCGACCGGGTCCGGACCTTCATCGGCTACCGGGAGTACCCGAAGTACGGCATCATCAGCCGCTATTTCGTCTACAAGCAGGCCCTGCTGGAGGAGGCCGAGCGCCTCGTGCAGGCCAACGTACTTCCTGAACAGGAAGACATCTTCTACCTCACGTTCTCCGAGCTCCACGACGTCGTGCGCGCGAACAGAGTGGACGACCAGCTGATCCGGCAGCGCAAGGAGGCGTTCCGGTCGTACCACGCGCTCACGCCGCCCCGGGTGCTCACGTCTGACGGCGAGGCCGTCGTCGGTGCGTACCGGCGCGACGACGTGCCGGCGGGTGCCCTGATCGGCCAACCGGTTTCCGCCGGGACCATCGAGGGGAGGGCCCGCGTCATCCTCGACATGGCGGAGGCCGATCTCGAGGCGGGCGACATCCTGGTCACGGCGTACACCGATCCCAGCTGGTCGCCCCTGTTCGTCGCGATCACGGGCCTGGTCACGGAGGTGGGCGGCCTGATGACCCATGGCGCGGTGATCGCCCGGGAGTATGGCTTGCCTGCCGTCGTCGGTGTGGTCGACGCCACCCGCCTCATCCGGGACGGGCAGCGGATCCGCGTGCACGGAGCCGACGGGTACGTCGAGATCCTGGCTTGACCGACCACACCGAGAAAGGCCCATCCGGCTTTGACGGGGCCGGGCGGCTATCCGAACCGGTCAGCCAGCTTCGTCAGCTTGGTGACGTACGCCGGCCAGTCATAGTCGTCAGGGATGTTGGTGCTCTCCCGCCGCAGGCCGATCGCGGTGTCGTGCTGCTCGCGCATGATGTCGGCGTGACCGGCGTGACGAGCGAGGTCGCCGGTCACGTGGATGATGATCCGGTGCAGCGTCACGTCCTGTCCACCTGGTCGCCACCACGGCACCCGCCCCGGCGCGTCGAGGGGTAGCTGTTCGATCGTCTGGTCCGCGAACACCCCGACACGGCGATACAGGTCGATCAGCCCATCCTTCGTCTCGTCCTCCCGCGCGTACCAGTCCGCCTGCGGGTCCTCCTCAAACGCCTGCATGGGGACCAGTTCCTCAGGCGTCGGGAATTCGCGCCCGAAGGTGGGCCCGAAGTAGCCGGCCTCGACATTGAGGCAGTGCTTGAGGACTCCCAGCAGGTTGTTGCCGGTCGCGGTGCGGGGCAGTCTGGCCTCGCGTTCGCTCAGCCCGTCGAGCTTCCAGATCAGGTCTTCGCGAGTCGCCTGGAGGTAGTGGTGCAGCGCAGCCTTCGGGTCGCCCAAGTCAGCCATGCCCGCCAGTCTTCCTCATGCGCCGGAGCCATTCGTGCGGGGTGTCGCCTACAAGATCAGCTCACCCTTCGGCTGCGACTGCCGCGAGGGCGGCGTGTGGCCGATGGGTGCCGTCGCTGAGCCGCGGCAGACGCTCGACTTCCGTGAAGCCGGCTCGCCTCAGCCGTTCGGAGAACTCGTCGACGGGCCAGCGATAGGCGGTCACGACCTTGTGGTCGAAGGCGGCGACCTCGTCACCGACGAAGAGACCGAGCACCAACGTTCCGCCTGGGACCATTGCTCGCCGGAACTCCGCGAGCACGCCGTCAACATCTTGCGGCGGTAGATGGATCAACGAGTACCAGGCCAGGATGCCGGCGATGGAGTGGTCGGCGACGGCGAGATTTTCCAGCGACCCGAGCTGGTACCTGCCATTCGGGTGGGTTGCCTGCGCGTGGGCGATGAACTCGGGGACCAGGTCGATTCCCGTTGCGTCGACGCCCAGCGAGCGAAGGTAACCGGTGATATGGCCAGGCCCGCAGCCCAGATCGAGCACCGTGCCAGGTCGGCCCGCCAGATGTCGCCCGATAAGGGCGAGGTCGTCGGCATGTACCTGCTGGCTTGTCCCGAACAGCTCGATGTAGAGCTCCGCGACGGACGCATACGCCCGCCGGACCTGCTCCGTCTTCACCCCGTGACTATATGAGCCCTCGGATCGTGTGGCGTCGTAGGTCCATGCCATGGATCACTGAGCCATGCCCGCGAGCAGCCACCGTCGGACGGGAATCTCCAGCAATACCCGGTCACCCTCCTGAGCGACCCGCTCCCTGACGTCCCATCCTCCGTACTTGCTGGCGAACGCCTCGACGACTTCGGTGGGGAAGTCGCCGCGGTGCAGGTGGGCGACGCCCTCGGCTACGACGGGCGCGGCCCCGTCCTCCAAGGCCAGGGACACCCTCGGGTCGGCCACCAGGTTCCGCACCTTGACGCTGCGACCGTCGCAGCCGATCCACCACACGCCGTCCGCGTAGACGAACCAGACCGGCGTCACGTGGGGGGAGCCATCGCGGCGCACCGTGCACAGCCATACGTTCGGATCGAGGGCCAGTCGGGCCTCGACGTCCGACGGAAGTGGTGCCGAGGGAGGGTGAGTCACCCGGGAAGTGGACCACATCCGGTACGGACTCACCTGCCGCGAGTCGAGCGGTGCGAGAGCCGCCCCGTATGCGCTACCGGACGAGGCAGAACGGGTGGCCGGCCGGGTCGGTGAAGACTCTGAAGCGTTCACCGCCGGCGCCCAGCCGGCGAGCGCCCAGCTCCACCGCCCGCGCCTCCCCGGTGTCGAGGTCGTCGACCAAGAGGTCGAGGTGGGCCTGCTGCGGGTGCGCGGGATCCGGCCAGCGGGGCGGGTCGTAGTCGTCGACCTGCTGGAACATCAGGCTCTTCCCGTCACCGGTGATGAGCGCGCCCTCGAGGCCGTCGTAGCTGAGCGCCATACCGGTGAGGTCGGCGTAGAAGTGGGCCAGGGCCGATGCGTCGGGGGCGTCGATCGTCACGGCGAACAGCCGCATCACCGGGCCGACGCCGTCGGCCTGGCAGAGGTCGAACGGGTGGCCGGCCGGGTCGGCCAGGGTGATCCAGGTCGGTCCGTCGGCCAGCCGGGTGGCGCCGAGGCCGACCGCCCGCCCGGCCTCCGCTCGGGGATCTGCGGTCTGCAGATCGAGATGGAGTTGCTGCGGGTGCTCCTGCCCGGGCCACTGCGGCGCGACGTGGTCGGGTGCGCGCTGAAATTCGATCTCCTGCCCGTCGGGAGTCCGGAGGCCGAACCGGTCGGGGTCCTGGCGGACAACGTCCCAGCCGGTAATCCCGGCGTAGAACGAACCGACCCGGTTGATGTCCGCCGCGTCGAAGATGGCCAGGTCCAGACGAGCTGTCACGGTGGTCATGGTCGCTTCCACTCCCTTGCCAGCAGGCCGTAGACGACGAGATCGCGCCGCTCCTCGTCGGCGCCGGGTGACCCGGCACCGACGAGGGAGTGGATCAGGCCGGCTCGTCGGCCGGTGCGGCGTCCATGGTGGAGCGCTGCACCGGCACGTCGACGGTACGGCGGGGGCCGGTGAACCACTTCCGGGCCGAGGCGTACCACCAGATCGCCACGCCGAGCAGCACCCCGCCGATGGCGAGCGGGGCGTAGTTCACGGCCGTCCAACTGAACTCCGCGTTGCCGGGCACGCCGGCCGGCACGATCGGCAGCACGAAGTAGACGGAGATGACCGCGATCTCGATCACCGCTATCCAGCCGAGCAGCTTGTACCTCGCGCCCAGCGTCCACGGGCCCGGGACGAACCGGTCCCCCATTCGCAGCCGCAGGAAGATCGGGATGAGGAAGGACAGGTACAGCCCGATCACCGCGACCGAGACCACCGCGTAGAAGGCGACCGGCACGCCGGCCTTCTGGTAGAGCGCGGGCAGGGTGAGCACCAGCCCGGCCAGGGTGGCCGCGATGATCGCGTTGACCGGGGTGCCGTTGCGGTTCACCCGGGACCAGAGCCGCCAGCCCGGCACCGCGCGGTCCCGGCTGAACGCGTACGCCATCCGGGACATCGAGGTCACGCAGCTCATCCCGCAGAAGAACTGGCCGATGGTGGAGATGATGATGACGGCCTTGAAGAAGAACGGGGTCAGCGCGGACTCGAAGATCGCCCCGGAGAAGCCGCCGGCCTTGTTGATCGCGTCCACGTCGGTGGCCGCGAAGAGGAAGGCGAGCAGCAGGATCCAGCCGCCCACCGCGGAATAGAAGATCGACCGCCAGAGGCCCTGGGCGGCGGCCTTCGAGGCGCCCCGGGTCTCCTCGGAGACGTGCGCGCAGGCGTCGAAGCCGGTGATCGTGTACTGGGTGAGCAGGAAGCCCAGCGGCAGCACGTAGAACCAGAAGGTGAGCCCGCCGGTGTCGCCGTCGCCGAAGCCGGAGTTGTTGAACCGCTCGGTGAAGACGAACTTGAAGCTCTGGTGGTCGTCGGGGACCAGGAGCAGGATGAGCACCACCGCGGCCGCGCCGGCCACGTGCCACCAGACCGAGACGTTCTGGAGTACGTCGATGATGCGGTGCCCGTAGATGTTGATCAGCCCGTGCAGGGCCAGGATCACCACGAACAGCCCGAAGGTCTGGTGCGCCGTGCCGGCCCAGCCGTCGAAGAGCGCGGAGAGGGTGAGGTTGAGGAAGGTGGCGCAGCCGTAGTCGACGGAGGCGGTCACCGCCACCAGGCCGATCAGGTTGAGCCAGCCGGTGAACCAGCCGTGCACGGGCCGCCCCATGGTGGCGGCCCACCAGTAGATCCCGCCGGCGGTCGGGTAGGCCGAGACCAGCTCGGCCATGCAGAAGCCGATGATCAGGATGAACAGCGAGATCAGCGGCCAGCCCCAGGAGATGGCGACCGGACCGCCGTTGTTCCACGCCTGGCCGAAGGTGGTGAAGCAGCCGGCCAGGATCGAGATGATCGAGAACGAGATGGCGAAGTTGGAGAAGCCGCTCCACTTGCGGTGCAGCTCCTGTTTGTAGCCGAGTTCGGCGAGCCGTCGGGCGTCGTCGTCCATGGGTTGCTCGGCGGTCGGCGCGGGCGTCGTGGCCAATGCACACCTCCTCGAGGTGGATTCCCCGGTGCGAGTGGGCAAAGTGTGATCCCGTCGATCAAGGCGGTCAATACGACAGCCGTGGGAATCTCACGGCCGGCACGGCTAATTGCGTTGCCGCGCGAACCCGTTCCGGGGCATCCTTGAGCCCGTGACCAGGCCCGATCGCGACGGGCCACCGCCGGGCGCTCGGCAACGCCCGGTCCGCGACGGCGCGTGGCGTCCACCTCTCTCTCACTGAAGTACGGCGGTTCGCCGTACCCCCGGACGCCCGCGCCGTCGCTCCTTCCCCAGGCCGCCTCAGGCGAACAGCAGCCCGGCCACCCAGAGCACGGCGATGACCAGCCCGGCCAGGAACTCGACCAGCATGGACAGTCCGGCCGCCTTGACCGCCTGCACGGTGGCCGGCCAGGCCAGCTGGTTGCTGCCCAGCCGCAGCCGTTCCGCGCCCCAGATCCCGCCGACGAAGCCGATCGGCAGGCCGACGACCGGGACGACGAAGAAGCCGACCAGGCCGAGCAGCCCGCCGGCCAGCAGGGACGAGGTGGGCACCCCGGTCCGTTTCAGGTTCCGCCCCGGCCAGGCGTACTTGACCACCGTGCCGCCGCCGGCGACCACGGTCGCCGCCGCGAGCACCGCCCAACGGCCCGGGCCGGCCCCGCCGAAGAGCGCCCACACCAGCACCCCGCCCCAGCACAGCGGCAGCGCCGGCAGCCCGGGCACCACCACCCCGGCCAGCCCGGCCAGGATCGCCAGCGCAGCCACCACCGAGACCACGGCCTGGGTGTCCGTCAAGCTCATGCCGCGGCCTCCCCGCCGGCCAGCCGGGCCCGGATCTGCTCGGCCGGCATCGGGGCGCCGAACCAGCGGCCCTGGCCGGTGTCGCAGCGCAGCGCGCGCAGCCGCTCGGCCTGCGCCTCCGTCTCCACCGCCTCGGCGGTCACCCACAGCTCCAGCGCGTGCGCCAGCCGGACCAGCGCGTCGACGATCCGCTCGTCCCGGTGGTCGGCGGCCACGTCGGTCCCGTCGGCCCGGATCCCCTCGACGAACGGGCCGGCCAGCTTCAGGCAGTGGATCGGCAGCCGGCGCAGGTACGCCAGGTTCGAGTAGCCGGTGCCGAAGTCGTCGATGGCCAGCCGTACGCCGAGGTCGGCGAGGCGCCGCAGGGAGCGTAGCGGCTCCCCCGCGGTGCCCATGACGGCGCTCTCGGTCAGCTCCAGTTGCAGCAGTGCGGCCGGGAGCCCGGTGTGCTGCAGCGCCTCGGCGACGGTCTCCACGATCGCCGGGTCGTCGGCCTGCCGGGCGGCCAGGTTGACGCTGACGACCAGCCGCGTGCCCGGGTACGCCCGCCGCCAGCCCTCCGCGTCCCGGCACGCCTGCTTGAGCACCCAGGCGCCGAGCCGGACGATCAGGCCGGTCTCCTCGGCCAGGCCGATGAACCGGTCCGGGCCGATCAGCCCCAACTCCGGGTGCTGCCAGCGGACCAGCGCCTCCACCGCCACCAGGGACCGGTCCAGCAGGGACACGATGGGCTGGTAGTGCAGCACGAACTCGCCCCGGTCCAGCGCGGCCGGCAGCCCCGCCGCCAGGGCGGACCGGGCGATGTCGGCGGCGCTGCGCTCCGGATCGTAGACGGCCCAGCGCCCCCGCCCCTCGGCCTTGGCCCAGTAGAGGGTGGTGTCGGCGGCCTTCATCAGCTCGGAGGCGCTGGTCTCCGCCGCCGGGCACTCCACGATGCCGATGCTGGCCGAGACGGCGAGCTGCTGGTCCCCGACGTTGACCGGGGCGGAGACCGCGGCGAGGGCCAGCTCGGCCAGCTCCACCGCGTCGTCGAGGCCGCCGTCGGAGTCGACCAGGATGACGAACTCGTCGCCGCCCATCCGGGCCACCAGGTGACCGCGGCCGGCCACGCAGTCGGCCAGCCGCCGGCCGATCACCTTGAGCAGCCGGTCGCCGAGGTCGTGGCCGAGGCTGTCGTTGATCGCCTTGAAGCCGTCCAGGTCGATGAAGCAGAGCCCGATCCGCTGCTCCGGGCCGGCCGTTTCGAAGATCTCCCCCAGCGTCTCGAAGAAGAGCGTCCGGTTGGGCAGGCCGGTGAGCGGGTCGTGCAGCGCCTGGAAGCGCAGCCGCTGCTGGAGTTCGTACCGCTCGGTGATGTCCTCGATCATCGCGACCGTGAACCGGGGACGGCCGTCGTCGTAGCGGATCAGCGAGACGGCCAGGTCGGTCCAGACCACACTGCCGTCCTTGCGGTGGTAGCGCTTCTCCACCCGGGCACTGTCGTGCTTGCCCCCGACCAGCTCCTGGTAGAGCTCCCACATCCCGGCCGCGTCGTCGGCGTGGAACAGCGCCCCGACATTCATCTCGCGCAGCTCCTCGATGCGGTAGCCGAGCATGTTCGCGAAGGACTGGTTGACGTCGATCATCCGGCCGTCGACGCCGGCGATGCCGATCCCGATCGCCGCACCCGTGAAGACGGCGCGGAACCGGGCCTCGCTGTCCCGCAGGGCCTGCTCGACCGCGTCCCGCGCCTGCCAGGCCGAGCGGGCGATCCGCTCCTGCTGGCTGAACGTGCGGTCGCGCAGCGCCCGGGCGAAGCCGGCGGCCAGCGCGCCCTGCATGGCGGCGATCCGCTCCCGCGCCTCGGGCAGCTCCGTGCGGACGGGCAGCACCCAGGGCAGGAACCGGTCACCGAGCGCCTGGATCGACCAGTCCAGCGCCCCCGGCTCGGTGAGGTGCGCCTCCACCAGGGCCTGCCCGACGTCCTCCGCCGCTTGCGCGGAGAACGTCGGGGCGACCAGGGCCTGACCCAGCCGTACGGTGTGCACGAGCAGGAGCCGCTCGGTCTCGGTCGCGCTGAGCGGCACGAATCCGATGCGGCGCACCGCCCGGGCCCACTCGGCGGCGTACGCCTGGGCGCCCGGCCGGCTGAAGCCGCCCCCGTCGGGGCCCGGGCCGTGCATGTCGGCTCAGCCGGCGGTCCGGTCGTACCGGGCGACGCCGCCGAACGCCCCGAACCGCTCGGGGTGGTCGTCCACGTCGGACGGCGAGTCGGGTCGCCACAGCGGCATGTGCACCACGCCCGGTTCGAGGAGGGTCCAGTCGCCGAAGTAGCCGGTGATCTCGGCCCGCGAGCGGAGGGTGATCTCGGTGGCGGTACGCGCCGACAGCCGCTGCGCGTCGAGCATCTCCTGCGGCTGGTCCTCGAAGGTCGAGTGCGAGATGACCAGGAAGCTGCCGGGCGCGGCGGCGGCCCGCAGGGTGGCCAGGATGTCGGCGGGCCGGTCCGCGTCGGGGATGAAGTGCACCACCCCGGCGAGCAGGATGCCCAGCGGCCGGTCGAAGTCGATCAGACGGCCGGCCCGGGCCTGGTCCAGGATCAGCTTCGGCTCGCGCAGGTCACCGTGGATGGCGGTGGCCCGGTCGTTGCCGGCGAGCAGTTCCCGGCTGTGCGCCACGGCGACCGGGTCGATGTCGACGTAGACGATCCGGGCCGCCGGGTTGGCCGCCTGGGCGACCTCGTGGACGTTGCCCACCGTCGGGATGCCCGAGCCGATGTCGAGAAACTGGTCGATGCCGGCGTCGAGCAGCACCCGCACGGCCCGGCGCAGGAACTCCCGGCCGGAGCGCATGGTGGCGGCCAGGTTCGGCGTCATGGCGGCGATCTGCTCGGCCAACTGCCGGTCGATCTCGAAGTTGTGCGCCCCGCCGAGGAAGTAGTCGTAGACCCGGGCCGCGCTCGGGCGGGTCAGGTCGATCTCGGCGGGAAGTCCGTCCGGCGTCTGCATCGCTCGATCCCCCAGGTCGTCGCCGCGGGACCCGGGCACCCCAGGCACCGGCCGAACCCGCGGCATGGTGTGGTCCACACCACTCTAAGCGGGGACATCCAGGTGTGGGACATCCACTTTCGACGGTTACCGCCGGCCGACGGACCGGCCGGACCCTCGACGGCCCGGCCGGACGGCGGTCGACGTGGCCTCAGGCGGCCGACTCCAGCAGCAGCGAGATGCCCTGCCCGACGCCGATGCACATGGTGGCGAGGGCCCGCCGGCCGCCCCGGCGGCGCAGCTCCAGCGCGGCGGTCAGCGCCAGCCGGGCACCGCTGGCGCCGAGCGGGTGGCCCAGCGCGATGGCCCCGCCGTTCGGGTTGACGTGCTCGGCGCCCTCGGGCAGCCCCAACTCGCGCAGCACCGCCACGGACTGGGCGGCGAACGCCTCGTTCAGCTCGATCACGTCGAGGTCGGCCAGGCCCAGGCCCTGCCGGTCGAGCAGCTTGCGGGTCGCCGGGACCGGCCCGATGCCCATGATCCGGGGCGGCACACCGGCCGCCGCCGCCCCGGTCACCCGGGCCAGCGGGGTGAGGCCGTACCGCTCGACGGCCGCCGCCGAGGCGACCAGCAGGGCCACCGCGCCGTCGTTGACGCCCGAGGAGTTGCCGGCGGTCACCGTGCCGCCTTCCCGGAACGGGGTGGGCAGCGCGGCGAGCTTCGCCAGGGCGGTCTCCCGGGGGTGCTCGTCGGTGTCGACCAGCTTCGTCTCCCGCTTGCCGGCCGGCACGGTCACCGGCACGATCTCCTCGGCCAGCCGGCCGTCGGCCTGCGCCTTGGCGGCCCGCTGCTGGGAGCGGAGGGCGAACTCGTCCTGCGCGGCGCGGTCGACGCCGTACTCGGCGGCCACGTTCTCCGCCGTCTCCGGCATCGAGTCGATGCCCCAGCCCCGCTTCATCAGCGGGTTCACCAGCCGCCAGCCGATGGTGGTGTCGTAGACCTCGGCGGTGCGGGCGAACGCGGTGGTGGCCTTCGGCATGACGAAGGGCGCCCGGCTCATGCTCTCCACCCCGCCGGCGACCACCAGGTCGGCCTCCCCGGCGGCGATGGACCGGGCGGCGGTGGCGAGGGCGTCCAGGCCGGAGCCGCAGAGCCGGTTGACCGTGCTGCCGGGGACCTCCTCGGGCAGCCCGCCGAGCAGCGCCGCCATCCGGGCCACGTTGCGGTTGTCCTCGCCGGCCTGGTTGGCGCAGCCCAGGATCACGTCGTCGGTGCGGGCCCAGTCCACCGAGGGGTGGCGGGCGACCAGCTCACGGATCACGTGGGCGGCCAGGTCGTCGGGGCGTACCCCGGCGAGGGCGCCGGCGTACCGGCCGATCGGGGTGCGGACTCCGGCAACGAGGTAGGCCACGGTCATGGTGCGGCGTCCTTCGGGGGTGGAAGGGGCTGGCGGCGGGTCGCCCGCCGGGTCACGGGGGCGCCCGGCGCCAGGATATCCGCGCCCGGAACGGGTTAGGTTGGCGGCATGGCCCGGGCCCAGTTCAGCGCAGAGAGCACCCGCAGCGGTCAGTTCGTCCGCCAGCCCAACCGGTTCACCGGTCGGGTCACCCCGCACTCGACCTCCCCGGAGGGCGGCGGCCCCGACGACCAGGACCGCTGGCCGCTGGAGGCCGGCCGGTACCGGTTGATCTGGTGCCGGGCCTGCCCGTGGGCGCACCGGGCCCGGATCGTCCGCGGCCTGCTCGGCCTGGACGACGTCATCTCGCTGGGCACCGTCGACCCGATCCGGGACGAGCGGGGCTGGCGGTTCTCCCTCGACGCGGACGGCTTCGACCCGGTGCTCGGGATCGGTTTCCTCTCCGACGCGTACCTGGCCACCGACCCGGACTACACCGGCCGGGTGACCGTGCCGGCCCTGGTCGACACGCTCACCGGCCGGGTGGTCACCAACGACTACCCGCAGCTCACCCTGGACTTCTCCACCGAGTGGCGGCGGTTCCACAAGCCGGACGCGCCGGACCTGTACCCGGTCGAGTTGCGCCCGGAACTGGACGCGCTGATGGCCGAGATCCACCGGGACGTCAACAACGGCGTCTACCGGTGCGGCTTCGCCACCTCCCAGGAGGCGTACGACGAGGCGTACACGGCGGTCTTCGCCCGGCTGGACGCGCTGTCGGAGCGGCTGGCCGGGCGGCGCTACCTGATGGGCGACTCGATCACCGAGGCCGACGTGCGGCTCTTCACCACCCTGGTCCGCTTCGACGTGGCCTACCACGGGCACTTCAAGTGCAACCGGCAGAAGCTCACCGAGATGCCGGTGCT
This sequence is a window from Micromonospora sp. NBRC 110009. Protein-coding genes within it:
- a CDS encoding SAM-dependent methyltransferase, which codes for MQTPDGLPAEIDLTRPSAARVYDYFLGGAHNFEIDRQLAEQIAAMTPNLAATMRSGREFLRRAVRVLLDAGIDQFLDIGSGIPTVGNVHEVAQAANPAARIVYVDIDPVAVAHSRELLAGNDRATAIHGDLREPKLILDQARAGRLIDFDRPLGILLAGVVHFIPDADRPADILATLRAAAAPGSFLVISHSTFEDQPQEMLDAQRLSARTATEITLRSRAEITGYFGDWTLLEPGVVHMPLWRPDSPSDVDDHPERFGAFGGVARYDRTAG
- the pcaF gene encoding 3-oxoadipyl-CoA thiolase → MTVAYLVAGVRTPIGRYAGALAGVRPDDLAAHVIRELVARHPSVDWARTDDVILGCANQAGEDNRNVARMAALLGGLPEEVPGSTVNRLCGSGLDALATAARSIAAGEADLVVAGGVESMSRAPFVMPKATTAFARTAEVYDTTIGWRLVNPLMKRGWGIDSMPETAENVAAEYGVDRAAQDEFALRSQQRAAKAQADGRLAEEIVPVTVPAGKRETKLVDTDEHPRETALAKLAALPTPFREGGTVTAGNSSGVNDGAVALLVASAAAVERYGLTPLARVTGAAAAGVPPRIMGIGPVPATRKLLDRQGLGLADLDVIELNEAFAAQSVAVLRELGLPEGAEHVNPNGGAIALGHPLGASGARLALTAALELRRRGGRRALATMCIGVGQGISLLLESAA
- a CDS encoding glutathione S-transferase family protein — encoded protein: MARAQFSAESTRSGQFVRQPNRFTGRVTPHSTSPEGGGPDDQDRWPLEAGRYRLIWCRACPWAHRARIVRGLLGLDDVISLGTVDPIRDERGWRFSLDADGFDPVLGIGFLSDAYLATDPDYTGRVTVPALVDTLTGRVVTNDYPQLTLDFSTEWRRFHKPDAPDLYPVELRPELDALMAEIHRDVNNGVYRCGFATSQEAYDEAYTAVFARLDALSERLAGRRYLMGDSITEADVRLFTTLVRFDVAYHGHFKCNRQKLTEMPVLWAYARDLFQTPGFGETVDFDHIKRHYYATHEMINPTRIVPLGPDLHGWTTPHGRG